One window of Manihot esculenta cultivar AM560-2 chromosome 17, M.esculenta_v8, whole genome shotgun sequence genomic DNA carries:
- the LOC122722204 gene encoding polygalacturonase-like, whose translation MGSKVHVCAAYLVLLFAFTSGAQPNTFDVTKYGAKEGSDITKALLSAWKGACGAAGSGKVVIPKGKYSLGVVDLLGPCKGAMHLQVEGTLVAPAKASQHRKNSWVTLRYLDRLTVSGGGAFDGQGEIAWQRESCGGGCKKALPVNLRFDFVTNSIVEDVTSIDSKQFHVNLLGSKNLTFQRFSVKAPGHSPNTDGIHIGRSEEINIIDSKIMIGDDCISIGRGSRQVRITNVRCGHGHGISIGSLGKYEKEEPVSGIYVKNCTIYDTDNGVRIKTWPALHGGSVSNIQFEDIVMQNVSNPIIIDQMYCPHNECNRKLSILTTNPYL comes from the exons ATGGGTTCCAAGGTACATGTGTGCGCAGCATATTTGGTGTTACTGTTCGCCTTTACCAGCGGAGCTCAGcccaatacctttgatgtcacaaAATATGGTGCGAAGGAGGGGTCGGATATCACTAAG GCTTTACTGAGTGCGTGGAAGGGGGCTTGTGGAGCAGCGGGTTCCGGCAAAGTCGTGATACCAAAAGGGAAGTACTCATTAGGCGTGGTGGATTTGCTAGGCCCTTGCAAGGGTGCCATGCATCTTCAAGTGGAAGGAACGTTGGTGGCGCCAGCAAAAGCTAGCCAGCACCGCAAGAATAGCTGGGTTACATTGAGATACCTGGACCGATTAACGGTATCCGGTGGTGGGGCCTTCGACGGACAAGGAGAAATTGCTTGGCAGCGGGAGAGCTGTGGCGGCGGATGCAAGAAAGCACTTCCAGTT AACCTAAGGTTTGACTTCGTCACCAACAGCATAGTCGAGGACGTGACATCCATAGATAGCAAGCAGTTCCACGTCAATCTCCTCGGCAGCAAAAACCTTACCTTCCAGCGATTTTCGGTGAAAGCGCCGGGGCATAGTCCCAACACGGATGGAATTCACATTGGACggtcggaggagatcaacaTTATTGATTCAAAAATTATGATCGGTGATGATTGCATCTCCATTGGCCGGGGGAGCAGGCAAGTACGAATCACAAACGTAAGGTGCGGACACGGGCATGGCATTAGTATTGGAAGTTTAGGAAAGTACGAGAAGGAAGAACCTGTGTCTGGAATTTATGTGAAGAATTGCACAATATACGACACCGACAATGGCGTGAGAATTAAGACTTGGCCCGCATTGCATGGTGGCAGTGTGTCGAATATCCAGTTCGAGGATATCGTCATGCAAAACGTCAGCAATCCCatcattatagatcaaatgtacTGCCCGCATAACGAATGCAATCGCAAG CTATCAATATTAACAACCAACCCTTATCTCTAA